Proteins encoded within one genomic window of Haematobia irritans isolate KBUSLIRL chromosome 5, ASM5000362v1, whole genome shotgun sequence:
- the Rab3 gene encoding RAS oncogene family member Rab3, whose product MAGAGDPKWQKDASDQNFDYMFKLLIIGNSSVGKTSFLFRYADDSFTSAFVSTVGIDFKVKTVFRHDKRVKLQIWDTAGQERYRTITTAYYRGAMGFILMYDVTNEDSFNSVQDWVTQIKTYSWDNAQVILVGNKCDMEDQRVISFERGRQLADQLGVEFFETSAKENVNVKAVFERLVDIICDKMSESLDADPTLVGGGQKGQRLTDQPQGTPNANCNC is encoded by the exons ATGGCCGGTGCTGGTGATCCAAAATGGCAAAAAGATGCTTCCGATCAGAATTTCGATTACATGTTCAAACTGTTGATTATTGGCAATTCAAGTGTGGGCAAAACGAGTTTCCTCTTCCGCTATGCCGATGATAGTTTCACATCTGCCTTTGTATCAACGGTAGGCATTGACTTCAAAGTGAAAACAGTATTCCGGCATGATAAACGAGTTAAGCTGCAGATATGG GACACTGCTGGCCAAGAGCGTTATAGAACAATAACAACTGCATATTATCGTGGCGCCATGGGTTTCATTTTGATGTATGATGTCACAAATGAGGACAGCTTTAATTCAGTACAAGATTG GGTAACTCAAATCAAAACTTATTCTTGGGATAACGCACAAGTCATTCTGGTGGGTAATAAATGTGACATGGAAGACCAGCGAGTGATTTCATTTGAACGTGGTCGTCAATTGGCCGAtcaactgggagtagaattcttCGAAACATCGGCCAAGGAAAATGTTAATGTAAAG GCTGTTTTCGAAAGATTGGTGGATATTATTTGCGACAAAATGTCTGAAAGTTTAGATGCCGATCCGACGTTAGTGGGCGGAGGCCAGAAAGGCCAAAGACTGACCGATCAACCTCAAGGCACACCCAATGCTAACTGCAATTGTTAA